One genomic window of Marinobacter adhaerens HP15 includes the following:
- a CDS encoding BatD family protein, with amino-acid sequence MTDPNAVAAEPPQPANGEPAPEPDTISPESSTDRTAPEAGLWQWLTLAFGILWAGTLMAWWWSRKGAKNAPDFTQHNDDEDVAFEHLITAVRSGSARTPELLVAWANRHRPGEHFRSASDVVHHFQDETMATELGKLQARFFAPDHDNENWDGRPLARTLEAIRKRKQTRANADLPPLYPKGLS; translated from the coding sequence GTGACGGATCCGAATGCCGTCGCCGCCGAACCGCCGCAACCCGCGAATGGAGAACCGGCCCCTGAACCGGACACGATCAGCCCGGAATCATCGACTGACCGGACAGCACCGGAGGCCGGGTTGTGGCAGTGGCTCACCCTGGCGTTCGGCATACTCTGGGCCGGAACCTTGATGGCATGGTGGTGGTCGCGCAAAGGCGCCAAGAACGCCCCCGACTTTACTCAGCACAATGACGATGAAGATGTCGCCTTCGAGCACCTGATCACGGCCGTGAGAAGCGGTTCAGCCCGGACACCGGAGCTGCTGGTAGCATGGGCCAATCGGCACAGACCCGGCGAACACTTCCGTTCCGCGTCTGACGTTGTGCACCACTTCCAGGACGAGACCATGGCAACAGAGCTAGGCAAGCTCCAGGCCCGGTTTTTTGCGCCAGACCATGACAACGAAAACTGGGATGGACGGCCACTGGCCCGGACTCTTGAGGCCATTCGAAAGCGAAAACAGACGCGGGCAAACGCCGATCTGCCTCCGCTTTATCCCAAGGGCCTCTCCTGA